A window of Acidobacteriota bacterium genomic DNA:
AGCGCCGCGGCCTGCGCCGGAGCGGACCGCACCCGGGACGACGATCATCGCGCCGTCCACTTCGGCGACCGCGCGACCGCCGTCAGTCTCTCCACCGAGAACGGCCCGGTGTCGATCCGATCTCCGAAGAACGAGATCTGACGTGGTGTCTTGACCCGCGCTCCCCGACCCGCGTAGAATCGCCTCCTCACCTGGCTTGACACTCTCCCCCTTCCCTGAGAGGGAGTGACCCGCCCCATAGAGGAGGCCTTTCACCCCAGCCGTGAAGTTCCCGTTCGGGGAGTCGTCCGCGCATTCACACACCAGGAGGCTTGAAGTGATGATGAACCACTCTCTTCGACTGTCCGCGATCGCCGTCGCGATGGGAGCCGCCCTCTCGCTCCCGTCGGCGGCCCCCGCGGGAGGCAACGGCCACGAGAACAAGAGGCCGGCCGCAGACATGGACATCCGCGACGCGAACGGCGCGCGCGCCCACAAGCTCGCCCCCGGCGCGGGCGAGGCCGCGATGACGGCAGGCCAGGGGAAGGCCCTCGGCGCCCTCCGCAAGCAGGCCGCGGATCTCGAGGTCGCCTGGAGCGCCCTCACGGGCGCCCCCAACCGGATCCACAGCATGACGAAGACCCTCACCGGCCCGAGCGGCTCGGCCCCCGCCGACGTCGCGGCGGAATTCCTCGGGAAGAACCTCTCCCTCTTCAGGCTCTCCCCGGCCGACGTCAGCGAGAACCGCTTCTCGCGCGACTTCGTCACCCGGAGCACCGGCGTCACGCACCTGACGATCCAGCAGCGCGCGCACGGGCTCGACGTCTTCGGCGCGATGCTGAACGTCAACGTCGACGCCGAGGGGCGCATCGTGAACGTCGCGGGCGAGCTCCTCCCCGACGTCCACGCGAGCGCCAACACGAAGAATCCGAAGATCACGGCCGACGAGGCGGCGAACCTCGCCGCGGACGCGTCGAGCGTGACGAAGCCCGGCAACATCCCCGCGGGCACGCTCGTCTTCTTCCCGATGGAAATCGGGAGGGCGCGCCTCGCGTGGGATCTCACGGTCGACGACGCCGAGACGAACGACTCCTACCGGACGATCGTGGACGCGACGGACGGGACGGTGCTGTGGCGCCACAACCTGACGTCGTACAACCACCTCCCGACGCACGGTCAGGTCTACACCGGCGACAGCCCCAACCCCGACTTCCCGGTCGGATCCTCCACGGGTATCGTCGCCCGCGTGGACGCCCCCTTCACCGGGGACGGCTTCTACCCGCACGCCGATCCTCACGAGGACTGGTGGAACGGCGGCCCCGACCCCGGCCGCACGACGACGACCAGCAACAACGTCTTCGCGCAGGACGACCGCGACGGCGACAACACCGGCGGATTCCGTCCCACGGCGGGGGCCGGTGAGAGCTTCACCTACGCCATCGACCTGACGATGGACCCGAAGACGTACACGTCGGCCGCCCTCGCGAACCTCTTCTACTGGAACAACCGGCTGCACGACCTCTACTACCAGCTCGGCTTCGACGAGGCCTCCGGGAACTTCCAGGTGAACAACTTCGGCCTCGGCGGCGCCGGGAACGATCCGGTCCTCGCCGACGCGCAGGACAACCGCGACGCGAACACGCCGTCGCTGTGCAACGCCAACTTCAACACGCCGGCCGACGGCACGTCGCCGCGGATGCAGATGTTCCAGTGCAACAAGACGAGCCCGGAGCGGGACGGCGATCTCGACAACCACGTGATCGCGCACGAGTTCACGCACGGCGTGCACTCGCGCCTCGTGCCGACGCTGACCGGCTTCCAGGAGGTCGGTGAGGGTTGGGCCGACTTCATGGGGCTGACGTTCCTCGTCGATCCGACCGACGGGGTCGACGCCCAGTACGTCGTCGGCGAGTGGCTCTTCGGCTTCGGCATCCGCCGCCAGGCCTACACGACCGATCAGACGGTCTTCACGCGCACGTACGCGAACCTCACCGACGGGGCGACCTGCGCCGTCAAGGTGTGCAGCAACAACTCGAGCATGACCTGCACCAAGAACTCCGACTGCGGCGGCGGGAACACGTGCAACGCCACCGGCTGCCAGTTCGACTTCCAGTGCCAGCCGCCGGCCACCGCGATCAACCAGGGGCTCTGCTCCCCCGAGGTGCACAACACCGGAGAGCTCTGGGCCGAAACGCTCTGGATCGCGCGCGCCAACCTCGTCAAGAAGTACGGCTGGGCGACGGGCAACAGGACGATCCAGCAGGACGTCATCGACGGGATGAAGATGTCGGCGCCGATGCCCGACTTCCTCGACGATCGGGACGCCATCCTGCTGGCCGACGTCACCGACAACGGCGGCGTCAACGTCTGCCTCCTCTGGGACGCCTTCGCCCGGATGGGCCTCGGCGTGTCGGCCGTCACGCTCGGGCCGAACGACATCAACCCGATCCAGGCGTTCGACCTGCCGTCCGCCTGCACGCCGAACGTCCGCGTGAACGCCTCGCTCGACTTCGGCAACGTCTGCATCGGCGGTTCGGCCGCCCTGCCGATCGAGGTCTTCAACACGGGCACCGGCGATCTCATCGTGAACAGCGTCTCCCAGACCTCGGGGAGCAGCTCCATCACGGTCGATCCGAACCCGGCGACGCCACTCGACATCAGCGCCGACGCGCACGTGGACTTCACGGCCCGCTGCGCCCCGGCCTCCTCCGGGACGAAGACGGCCAAGATCACCGTCAAGACCAACGACGTCGATCAGCCGTCCATCGATCTCACCGCCACATGCAACTCGCTCGCCCCGGTGGCCGACACGCTCATCGCCGACTCCGGGAACTTCGGAGACGTCTGCATCGGATCGTTCAAGGATCTGGCGTTGACGGTCAACAACAGCGGCGGCTGCCCGCTCACGATCAGCGGGCTCAGCTCCTCCTCGGCGGACTTCCTCGTCGCGGGGGCGCAGACGCTGCCGATCACCGTGGCGCCGGGCGCGTCGGTGCAGATCTTCATCCGCTTCCAGCCGGCGACCTTCGGCGCGAAGACGGGGACGATCACCCTCGCCACCTCCGATCCGGTGAACTCCATCCGGACCGTCAACGTCTCGGGCCGCGCTCCCTCCGGCACGATGACGGTCACCGGCTCCACCGACTTCGGCGACGTCTGCGCGGGCGCGCAGGCCGAGAAGACGCTGTCGGTCTGCAACACCGGGTCGTGCGATCTCCACGTCACCAGCGTGGCCTTCTCACCGGCGTGCGCCGACTTCACGCTGGTCAACAACCCGTTCCCGGCGACGGTCAGCCACGACTTCTGTCTCGGCGTCGTCATCCGCTTCACGCCGACGTCCGCGGGGCCGAAGAGCTGCACCCTGGTGATCATGGGCGACGATCCGGTCACGCCGGTGAAGTCTCTCACCGTGACAGCGAACACCCCCGTCGCCTCGATCGACGTGCCGCCGGATCTCGGATTCCCGGCGACGGTCATCCAGTCGGTGGGCGCGTGCAAGACCCCCGAGCCCTTCCCCGTCTCGAACAAGGGGCAGTGCAACCTGAACATCACGAACTTCGCGATCACGAACGATCCGGCGGAGTACTCCCTCGCCGCGGTGCCGTCGTTCCCGATCATCCTGCAGCCGGGGCACGTGGCCGGCGACGGGGCGCTTCAGGACGTCTTCGGGCCCGTCACGCTCGACAGGGCGCGGACCGGAAACGTGACGGTGACGTACGAGTCCGATCCGATCACGCACGCCACGCAGAGCGTCACGCGCGCGATGTGCGGCGAGGCGGTGAGGACGGGCGCGAGGGTCCTCGTCCGGGCCGGTGGCGTGCCGCTGGCGGTGGTCACCAAGATCCAGCTCCAGCGGATCAACGCCAATCGGAACAAGAACCTGCTCGACACGAACGACGTCGTGTTCAACGCGGCGCTTCAGACGGTCGTGCCGGGCGCGCCCTGCGCGCCGTTCCAGTTCCACCGCGAGTACGGGACGGTGTCGAACCCGATCCAGCTCCTGCCGGGCTCCTACCAGGTGACCGTCAGCGCGAACGTCAACGGCAAGAAGGTATCGAAGACCGTCGGGTTCTCCGTGGACACCTGCGGCTTCAACCAGAACATCATCGTCGACTTCTAGGCGATCGTTTTTTCCGTTCGAATGCGGGAGGCTCGCGTCATCGCGGGCCTCCTTTTTTTTGCCTCGCGGTGCCCGGACCGCGCGCGGGGATCAAGGTGGGCTCACCCCGCTCCGGCGCCACCCGTTCCATGACTCGCGGGCCGGCTTCCGCGCCCGTCGAGGTTGCGGATCGCTCGCTTGGGGCATCACGCCGCTGGGCGACTCCAGCCGGCCCACTCGTCAGGACGGGTCCCGGCGCCTGCGCTTGAAGGGTCGCCCACCTTGATCCCCGCGCGCGGTCCGAAGTGGCTTCGCGGGTCAATCCGGAAGAAGGTCGGCGATCGAATCGAGAGTCAGGTCCGGTCTTGCGCCGGCGGCCTCGGCGGCGCCGGGCTCGTACCTGCCGGTCCGCACCAGCGCGGTCCGACATCCCGCCGCGGCGCCGCCGAGGATGTCGTTGACGATGTCGTCCCCCACGACAAGGACCTGATCGGGGGGGAGCCCCACGTCGGCCAAGGCCAGATC
This region includes:
- a CDS encoding M36 family metallopeptidase — its product is MMNHSLRLSAIAVAMGAALSLPSAAPAGGNGHENKRPAADMDIRDANGARAHKLAPGAGEAAMTAGQGKALGALRKQAADLEVAWSALTGAPNRIHSMTKTLTGPSGSAPADVAAEFLGKNLSLFRLSPADVSENRFSRDFVTRSTGVTHLTIQQRAHGLDVFGAMLNVNVDAEGRIVNVAGELLPDVHASANTKNPKITADEAANLAADASSVTKPGNIPAGTLVFFPMEIGRARLAWDLTVDDAETNDSYRTIVDATDGTVLWRHNLTSYNHLPTHGQVYTGDSPNPDFPVGSSTGIVARVDAPFTGDGFYPHADPHEDWWNGGPDPGRTTTTSNNVFAQDDRDGDNTGGFRPTAGAGESFTYAIDLTMDPKTYTSAALANLFYWNNRLHDLYYQLGFDEASGNFQVNNFGLGGAGNDPVLADAQDNRDANTPSLCNANFNTPADGTSPRMQMFQCNKTSPERDGDLDNHVIAHEFTHGVHSRLVPTLTGFQEVGEGWADFMGLTFLVDPTDGVDAQYVVGEWLFGFGIRRQAYTTDQTVFTRTYANLTDGATCAVKVCSNNSSMTCTKNSDCGGGNTCNATGCQFDFQCQPPATAINQGLCSPEVHNTGELWAETLWIARANLVKKYGWATGNRTIQQDVIDGMKMSAPMPDFLDDRDAILLADVTDNGGVNVCLLWDAFARMGLGVSAVTLGPNDINPIQAFDLPSACTPNVRVNASLDFGNVCIGGSAALPIEVFNTGTGDLIVNSVSQTSGSSSITVDPNPATPLDISADAHVDFTARCAPASSGTKTAKITVKTNDVDQPSIDLTATCNSLAPVADTLIADSGNFGDVCIGSFKDLALTVNNSGGCPLTISGLSSSSADFLVAGAQTLPITVAPGASVQIFIRFQPATFGAKTGTITLATSDPVNSIRTVNVSGRAPSGTMTVTGSTDFGDVCAGAQAEKTLSVCNTGSCDLHVTSVAFSPACADFTLVNNPFPATVSHDFCLGVVIRFTPTSAGPKSCTLVIMGDDPVTPVKSLTVTANTPVASIDVPPDLGFPATVIQSVGACKTPEPFPVSNKGQCNLNITNFAITNDPAEYSLAAVPSFPIILQPGHVAGDGALQDVFGPVTLDRARTGNVTVTYESDPITHATQSVTRAMCGEAVRTGARVLVRAGGVPLAVVTKIQLQRINANRNKNLLDTNDVVFNAALQTVVPGAPCAPFQFHREYGTVSNPIQLLPGSYQVTVSANVNGKKVSKTVGFSVDTCGFNQNIIVDF